One Bemisia tabaci chromosome 4, PGI_BMITA_v3 genomic window, TGAGTGAAGGAAGATCGCAGGCATGAGCCACAGCTAGATCATTTCTCCGACTGACTGCTCCTGCTCCGCCAGCGCGAGACCAGCTTCGCTGGCTGCCGGCCTCCGCGAGTGCGCAGACGCAAACGCATGCGCGCTCGGGCCGCGATAGCGAGGCGGAGAGGGACGTTGCCGACAATCTCAGATTCACGGAAACGTCACTCTCCGACATACCACCGACTCGGCGAAAAGAGAAAATGGACGAAAACTGAGACACAGGCTGGagaagcaaaaaagaaatcgGAAATCTGAaagataaattttgaaaagacaatattgaaaaatggaagtttgaatttgggggggggggagggaaacgaaatgcttgaaaatagaaattttgaaaaggggaTCTCTCTGTTTGTTTTGCCTTTTATTATaaaagcacaatttttttttgttttttttttttcacaaaaaatttacatCAGGAAACATTATTACACTATTACATTATTACACTTAATTCAGGAaattttccatttataaaattctatttataaaatttaaaaaggaaagGTCAGGAAGTCGATGAATGGCGCCCATAGACTGAGTGTATGCGGAGTGTGAAGTAGGAAGAAACGAGTCCGTCCAAATTGACTGCGCAAAAGTAGTGGTGTCTGGAGCTTTTGATGTAGGGTTTTCTGGATCGTTTTCTAACCGAGAAAATTCGTCCTCACTGATTGAATCTAGTTGCGGAATGGATGTATCCAAAAGTGGAAGTTGATCCGGCTGCACTGAGCAGTTGAGTTGGTCCAAAAGGTAGGAGATCAGGCGCTTTCGATCTGACTTTATGATGAGGCGGTTGAGGTCAGGGGTGGATTTAGACTCGAAGTCTGCGAGTGCAGGGAACTCATTATGCAAAAATGTGTTTAGTTCACTCTGCAGTAGGCGCAAAGAAATGGTACCAAAACGCAATATAAATGCTGAGTTTGAAGACATCGCGTACTAGTGCGGGTTTCCAaaatagaaaattcaaaaatgtatacaaaaatacaaattataaaggagttgagaattgATTAATCCGAGAGGATTTTATTGCTTTGCGTATGTATGCCTAGATAAGGCGAAAAATTGAAACACATAAGGAAatccaaatttatttttccaagaatgCGCAAATGCAGTGAATCGAAGAAATTGCAATGCaaatttttgatggaaattgatgaaatttcaaattgaaaagtaaTTAAATGTGCAagtatgcaaaaattaaaacgtgcAATTCAACGTGCACAAgaggaaataaaagaaagaaaaaatatcttcTACTTATTAATGACAAAGATTAAtcattaattgaaataataatgCAATAATAATTGTTATAACAGTGATTGACTAATTAAAGCTAGTGTTCAAATACTTAAGTATTAAAACGGTTAGATAATGTTCATTGCTATGTGCGTGATAAGGTGCGAATCGAATCTCTGTCCTAACGAGCGAAAGAGAACGAATATCAGCACTGTATCTAGACACTATCTATCGGTTGACGTATCTTGGACGTGTCAACACGTCGCGCGGTCGGAGCGAAACGGGTCCGATGCTCAGCTTGAAGATCCACGTTGCGAATTGAAAATTCGTGCTCCCAACGAATCCTTTGTAGAATATCTTTCCAGTACTGGTAGAATCATTAAAGGTGAATCGAgacgaataaaatttcaaacatcagCATAAGGGATCTTCTCTGCCTGAGAGAATGCTAAGGCGCCTCCACCATGTGGGGATCCCCCTCGTGGGGATCACCAGGGCTCTACGGGAGTGTTGGCTGGGCCCCCTGTCTAGAGCTGCCGCGATTCCGCTTCGTTGCCGCAAATAGCGTAACGTCGGAATGCGTAGCTCCTGATCAGGAAAGAAAGCAGCCAACAAGGGCAGAAGAGAGCAACTCGCTAAAATTCGGATGACAATGACAAACCAAAGAGAGAGGTAGGGTTTTGGCTGTGAAAATTGAGTGAAGGAAGATCGCAGGCATGAGCCACAGCTAGATCATTTCTCCGACTGACTGCTCCTGCTCCGCCAGCGCGAGACCAGCTTCGCTGGCTGCCGGCCTCCGCGAGTGCGCAGACGCAAACGCATGCGCGCTCGGGCCGCGATAGCGAGGCGGAGAGGGACGTTGCCGACAATCTCAGATTCACGGAAACGCAcgatgcaacatctccattggcgaCGTAtgagggctcatgcggcgttcttcctcagcaagcTAAAGTCAAGCTGTCTACATTTGCCATGACCAATCGTTGTTCGTAAACACACTTACTTGTTCGATCCGCGAACTGCGTGATGCCAAAAGTCGCTGAATATCTTTCATCAGCGTTGAGCTCTTTGATCTTCTTCAAGTTATCTTTAAAGATGCTGAACCTTCGATGTTCCTCGGACCTCGCCAAATAGCTTTTCGCGTGAACCTTCTTGAACTGTTTGAATAAACACCTTGCTTCTTGATCCTCTCTTGAGTCTCTCTTATTTCGATCCCGTGATTCCTTTGTATCATCAGCTTTTGATTCCTGTAATTGCAGCATAACTATTAATCCAACGCagttcgtcgctcctttgacgtaagggcgtatctcgatctccacgtgagccctgtcctacgtataaatccatgatttctagggctcatgcggaTATCGaggtacgctcttacgtcagaggagcgacgaattgcaGCATTAGCACCATCGACAGCTGGGCAATTTATATCAGAAGGCAATAACGAATAAATCAGGTAGAGCACGCAAAATCAGGCCGGATTGACGTTTTTGACGCCCCTAGATTGAACTTTGTTGGGCGCTCCAAAAATTGAGTTTCATAGTCCGGggtgcctcccccccccccccccccaaccagaATGATTTTTAATGTATGAGTACCTACGTTTTAAAATTCTGAACAAATGCGCCCCAGTCCATATACTATGTAGCCTAATACCAAATTCGGTTTTACGGAAGGTGTCAAGTGAAAATGTCCAGTCTAAAGAGCCCAATTCTAAAAATAACCAATAGAAAATGTCCTCTGTCGTAGTATCCTCTTTTAAATGTCCATTAAATAAAATGCCCCCTCGAGAACAATGCCTACGTCGTCTGATGTCCAAAGTAATAAAATGCGACATATAACTGCAGATGACCTCAGTATTTAACAAGCCTGAAGTAGAAGTGGGGAAGTTTAACGTCCATTACATCTGACTACGCTGGTCCGTGCATCCTGTAGAATATCAGCATGAAAATATACTCAAAGTTATTTTACGACCGGTCCTGAATAGAAAACACCGGACTACAAACTTCTTTCCGCTCCTTCATGCGTTGcaccaaacagtgcggttgTCGAGagaatattagcgcctacgagactgtaggaatacttcacgcattgcaccaaacagtgcggtcgacCGTCGACGACGGCGACGGGAGCCGCtgccgcatattagcgcctacaaggctgggcggatacttcacgcattccgcgTACATGCCGGTACGCGCCTTAATCATTGAAAATGCGTAATCTCTCGGTGTCGGACATACCGCGGTGTATCTATGGTGTAATTTACTGAAAATACCCAGCATCATTAAATAGAGAGTGAGAATATAGCGTTTATTGTTCATTTAGAGTCAGAGAATTGTAATCATTCTGGCTCGCAgattgctatttcgagaagtgGATAGCAAGGTAAGAATGGTTAATTCAACCCGTAGGTTTTATGACAAAGCACATTTAGTTGATTTTTAAACCGAGCAGCACTTATTTCACATCAATCTTTTCGGCGAATTTTCGTAAACAAATTAGAAATCCGAAGGTTTCGATGGTAAAAAATCCCTCAATGTCGAGCTAAGGATCTGAGGAAGTGGAGAGTAACAATTACCGTAAAATTATGGTGAAACTGCTGTAAATAATTGTGGTTTTCGGTTATTCCCCGTAGGAATAAACCCTTGGTggctatttttttcttcgagtgaaatttaactttttgtgaaatttacgTGAAATGGCCTTTTAAAaagatgacttttttccatggatttttttttttttttttttacatattttgcaaacttttgtgGTATTGAACAATTACGAATGATGCTTGAAGAGTTTGTCAACACTTTTTAACTCGAATTGAAAAAGTTATGAGtttcttcaaagtttttttaacaGTCGTTACGAGCAATTCGGCACCTAAGAATAATACCGTCtataaataattataaatattaaaatacgTACTTTGCCTGTCATGTCGTTTGCTAGCACCGTATTGGTTGGCACGTTATATTGTATTCTCACgttggaatatttttcatcccaGTCGTTATATTGTCCCTTCACACTCTCAAGTGAGACGACCAGTATAGCCATAGATAGGATCTGTACGAAGCAAAATCATAGATGTAGTAATGATCAATCATCTATCTATCACATACCGTTGAAAAAAGGGTAACAAACAATTTAAATGTGGCCATACACGAGAAAACGAACCTTACCACCGACAAATTCCAAATTGAGTAATTGATGCCACTGCATGAAGGCTTATTGCTTAGCACTGCACCAATGCACCATGTTCCTTTACTCCTGAATTCTTTGCTTTTCTTTTACTCGCAAAGCCTTGCAAGATGCCGGCAATTGCTAGTTGCTTGCAACCATATTCAAAGTTTTTCCAACATGTTTGGAACTCATTAATTTTGGATTACAGTGCAACCGTGCGGTTTCTTTGGACACGTGGtactttaaaaaactagacCGCTCTACTTCATCATTTCTTCGCACTATATCCATCAGCCTACCGCAGTAGACCTACAACCTTTTTCCCGTGTGCTTTGACTGCTTTGAGGGTTAAAGTCAGATTGAAGCGGAAAAATTAGTCGCAGCGGCCCCTTCAAATGGAAAGATAGGCAAACAGCAGTACAGCAGAGAGTTGTTGGGTGAACTTACTGCGACTTGATTGAAATAAATTGCTATTATCTTAAAAATAAGAGGTTAAAGAATTAGCATATTCAGGATgatattgcaaaaatgcgtatcttggttgcagtgttgcaaaatcccctctcctattttattttttaaaaggatccTGAGAAAACATCGTGGATTAAAATTTTGCTAAATATTCTTCgcattaagaagaaaaatcacggaggttttcaagaaatgacttaTGGTAGTCCTATATGTGGAAAATGAAGTaaggcaggaagtctgcaatgccgccaaccgagatacgcatttctgcagtttcaccatggACATGGCATAAATTGCAACAATCAAGCAATCTTGCATTTTATCGCAACCTATTGCACTTTGCAATACGTAGACAGACCCttataaaaattggcgataggagctgcgtttcaaaataccataggagttcatatagccgactgaagagggcgacagaaaatcatatagctggctgtagaaagtggaaaaaatcaaacggccgggctacacgaagcgataaaaaattatacagctgggctatagttcctatcgccgggctttacactttatcgtctggctgttgctttttcgccatcggctataaaaggctataagaaattgtgtagaaattcttgtgctttgtaaatccttaagtttgtacggaatcaccttgaaatttaaaaacgcacattatatttccctttactacatatttttttttcatcaattaaaatgagaataatccatacagagtgtgtgcaaacatttcaaagtcatgagttgaaaaacgctgactccgcgagattaaatattagagcctaacacaaagcggagcggcggcgcagcgcactggcgcctacaaacctaacagggatacttcacgcattgcgcaatgcgtgaagtatccctgttgggtttgtaggcgcgaatgcgcgtttagcgctggctgcccgcccgccccgccgcgtcgcgccgcagcgtaccgcggcgcttgaagcaactatttcacaccagacgtattgcacagtatcatacgaaattgaaggtgctccaacatattaggaatggcaggcatcctttaaaagtacggagctttccttgaaaataaatcaagatactacggcccaaaaagagagcggtagtccaaaaactcactaagtcctagcatccttaattagtaacgtttagcatacactttatcgccaggctgtcgcttagtcgccatcggctatgaaaggctataagaaattgtgtagctggctatagaagctattggaaatcttacagccggctgtaggtctatggtattttggaacaagattctactgccaatttttaccggggttcATTGAAGTTAACCATAATTAATTTGCGGAAGTACCGCATCCTCAagttaattatattttttgagaTGACAATACTCACAAGACGCCGGGGAGACAACGCACCAGCTTTAGTGATCATGTTTGATGTGTCACAAAAAATCGCAGAAAGAATCAACCTGGCTGAGGGGTGGAATGAGTTGGATCACACTTTAAAATACTTCCGGAAAATATCTATCATTTTAGCTTCTCGAGATCACAAAACACATATGACCATCAAGGAAAAAAGATTGAATTTTGCGTTGCAAATGAACAGTTTTTAAAGATTTGAGgtcgattttctttttccctctttacAGGGAAACGCAGACCATCACACATCACAGGCACTCAATTTCGGATCACTGGCAGATGATCTATTACTGCCAATTCTACTCTCTGTGACTCCTTGTACCTAATACGTATGACTGCCTCTGTTCCTACCTTTTAATTATCTTCGACTGTGCGCGTCGTCGGGTACTAAGTTTTCATTGCTCAGTTGTCTTGAACCAATCTCGGTGCTTGCATCGGAGCGCGGTTCGGAAGAAAACTATAATCCCTCGCTTTCTATCGATGAGGTGGTGCTGTAATACTTCTGAGACATTCCATCAAACTGGGAGATACCTCGAATCTGTCAGAAATTTTGCACGATGTGATCGCGATAACGATCATAAGTTGTCTGTTTGGACGCTAAATCTGAAATTTGACTTGTTGCGTGCATTCATAAACCTaatttcttttataatttttcgatttttttctattcgtgatttttcaggtGGGACGGGATTTCAGTCCAAAGAGACGAACTTTCAGGGAGAGAgcagcgataaaaaaaaaaaaaaaaaaaaaaaaaaaaaaaaaaaaaaaaaattggatttcgaGATTGCGAGAAAAcgctttattttaaaaagtaagtTGCGTTGCGAGCagtttattattcatttttggtCAAGTGGAAAGCGCAAGGTTGTATTATAAATGAGGTCGAATGCCATGCTCTGAATATGATACAGGAGAATTTTAGATGGTTTTTCCTTGAATCTCGAACGTTTCTTGAACTGCAAACAATCCGTGCTTAATCCACCCGGAAAGCATATTTACCGTTTATTCCGACATTTATTACACAACCAACATTCATTACACAACTATCAATTTGTGCTCCTATCGGCAGATCTCATCCGTTTGaattttcgccttcaattttgccagGTAGGCAAGGAACATACCgcagagcgcgaatagttatctctgCGGAGGACCCAACCCATTCATCTCACTCTAGTCGGTAGGCAATAATCGAATATGATCGtaataaattattttgcaattttgcagTCACTTCCCCTCCCAGGCACTAAGCAAAGATTTAAagtaattttgttgaaaattgtaATTTAAGTAAAAGTTTTGCGATAcaatgcagggccggatttacctacttgccgcccatgggccgcctatattttgccgttCTGAAACTTTAacaaaaaaaccatcaagtgaacgtgccggagggggtgggttgcataagacacgtttactagtgttggacaaattttctgcaaaaaaatgcgcaaaacataaatgtggtttgataattttaacttccgctgccgcgccgcgctgaccacactgtatttggcgcaatgcgtgaagtattcatgcagtcttgtaggcgctaatatgtgtaacgcgccgaccgccgcgctgagggcttttcctttcaatctcaagtcctcgtcatcatttcactctgcgccgcgccgttccaggccaaattgggtgcttggtttctctcttaactcgactaattaaaggtgctgcctcttgtgtcgccgaaagacgaaaaaattagaaattactatactctcaggaaatgattTTGACGCCGCGCTCtcagattttgtcgccttttctcgtttgcaatttttttctgaatacgATTTTTTATACGTACGTTTAGAAAAAGTCacaatttgccgcccccctacGATCGCcatcatgggccgcggcccatgtggccaccccctaaatccggccctgatacaATGTGGATACTATCTTTTACATGGGGTAGGTATGGGTCTGTTGCACCCAAGAGGGATTTGCAGATTGAtggctgattcttatgtaatttttcacgagaaaactgaTGGTGTGCTTAAAAACACTCCAAATTCGATATTAAAGCTGCAAAAACTaaataaagttcaaagttccaacggaggcctctcattggtcgtcTACCAGTCGTCTACGTCACAACCTGGAAACGTTTCCCGCCGTTCGCGTAGCCGTGTAGTAAACATATGCCTTCAGCGTTAGCTAGTGATCGATCTGTGATAATAAACGTCGGTTCTGTTGTTAATTGTTATTTAAAGTTGTGAAAATGCCGAAGAATACCACCGTCGGCTTCACCAAAGCCGATGGACGCAATTTGCCCGTCGTAAACGACGAAACTTTGAACAAGTTCCTGGAGGAGAATCTGGACGCTGAACCGGAGCTTCGGCACGTGAAGGTAGCAAGGTAAGCCACTACAAACGTTTATGTTCTTTAATATTTCCCTCTGAAATGACCTCTCAAGGGTCTCTCAGCACGCGGATGATCGCAATTTTCTCTAACGTGATTATCATCCAGTATTTTCAAGACGTAAACAAGACAGTTTCACAGGGTCTAACCTCATTGTTTTGGTACGCAAAGTAACAATCTCCAGCTAAAGAAGTGGATGCTCACACACAGTAATCAAAGTTATCATAAACTCTGGATGACACAGCCTACTTGGTGACCTGAGTGATCCCTTAGGAGTGGGCTATGGCTCTGCCTATTGAAGAAACGCACCATCGCTCCTAAGCTGGTAGCAGAGAGCAAATCTAGTTGGACATAATGATCTAGATCTACTATAACTGTGTGTGCATGAGACAATTAGTTTTGGGAATTTGCAGTGACCAATTCATTATCAGAGAGAAGTCAACCGCaaattatcaacattttgtgcGTACATGGTGGCGAAATCAAATTGCGCCAAGAAAGACTTTCTTGGCCGTAGGGGTTTTTCAGTCATTTACTAACCTATGGATCTTGATTGTGACTGCTAGAAAATTTcatcttttaaattatttttctccctGCTTCACAGATCCTGTCGCTCAACATATTTCCTGAAGGCTGTTGGTTTTGTGGAGGTGAGGCGGGATGGTGACATCTGCTATGTGAAGGGGAAGGTTACGCCTGAACATCGCGTCCGAAGCCCCAGCTACTCGGTCACATGCAGCATCCACGAACTGGAGAATAAAGTGCTCGAGGCCAAATGTTTGGACTGCGTTGCATCTGAAGGTAAGCAGCTTTTTGTTTCAAGCCAATACTTTCATTCTTGCAAGCATAGGTTTTACCTTATGTGTAGAGCTTGAActaaatgaaaatggaaatttttgggCAGACTCAAATTCTTCTATTCCCGTTAATTTGGATGGCAAAATTATTCCTGCACCCCTGAATCAAAAATTTCCTCTGTGATTGCCTCCGTCAAGAGATCGTAGTTCACCAAATCACTCATCAACCCTTACTCTGATTTCCATGAGCGTATTTATAAATTCTGTATTTCTTATTGTTACAGGGGTCTGTAAGCATGTAGTGGCCTTCATTGCCTGGCTTCGATGGAAGAGTGAGGAAGTTGCGCCAACCTCTAAAGAGTGCTACTGGAAGAAGGCGCGGCTCTCTGATGTTGGCACTAAGGTTAAATTCGTGGAGGTTGCTACAATGAAGCGAAAGGCCCCAGAAAAATCTCCACCAATTGATCTGGACCAAGGTGAAGCAATGTATAACCAACCCAGCAGCAGCAACCAGAACTGTCGCAGCGCAGAGAATAGTAAACATCCTAACCCGGAACAAAAGGaaggtttttttaattttctagtctcaaaattgaaagaaaatcaaaGCAATGCATTATTGTTGAAGCAAGTTTCAGAGACGACATCATACTCCTTGTTCCATCTGATGATCGCATTCAAAAAAACGGAGCTTCCTCATAATGCCCCTAAGTTCCTCAAATTTTGTCGCTCCCTAATGAATATGAAAGAATGCGAGCTtatttatgaaagaacgaaaGAACAGGCGCAGTGTGCTGAGTGGAATGACATGCGGTTCGGGAGGGTTACAGCCTCCATCCTATGGGCTGCAAGCAGATGCCTGACGCCTGATGGCAGCCTCGCTAATCAAATTGCAGGTGCTTCGTCAATTCCAGACACACCGGCAATGAAGAGAGGCCGAGAGCTTGAACCTGATGTGTTGGCCAATGTCGGTAGAAGGTATAACGGGAAGGTTCAGAAGCGTGGTATCAAGTTGCATCCTGAAATTCCCATTTTTGGGGCATCGCCAGATGgcatcttaaaaaataaagttgtcGAGGTTAAATGTCCTTCAACTTATGAACGCTTCAAAGAATACTTCAGCAAGGACATGACGGAGCCAGCACCTGTGTATAAAGCACAAGTTATGCTTCAATTGCTTATGTGCAAGAAAATGAAAGGATTATTTTGTGTAGCTGAACCCTCTTTTAAGACCACAGGCCACGTCACTGTAGTAGAAGTTGCTTTAGacacaatatttttgaaagatatCATGTTGAAAGCACTAAAGTTTTGGAAGGACAACATCTACCCTCGCCTG contains:
- the LOC109031928 gene encoding uncharacterized protein, with the protein product MPKNTTVGFTKADGRNLPVVNDETLNKFLEENLDAEPELRHVKVARSCRSTYFLKAVGFVEVRRDGDICYVKGKVTPEHRVRSPSYSVTCSIHELENKVLEAKCLDCVASEGVCKHVVAFIAWLRWKSEEVAPTSKECYWKKARLSDVGTKVKFVEVATMKRKAPEKSPPIDLDQGEAMYNQPSSSNQNCRSAENSKHPNPEQKEGFFNFLVSKLKENQSNALLLKQVSETTSYSLFHLMIAFKKTELPHNAPKFLKFCRSLMNMKECELIYERTKEQAQCAEWNDMRFGRVTASILWAASRCLTPDGSLANQIAGASSIPDTPAMKRGRELEPDVLANVGRRYNGKVQKRGIKLHPEIPIFGASPDGILKNKVVEVKCPSTYERFKEYFSKDMTEPAPVYKAQVMLQLLMCKKMKGLFCVAEPSFKTTGHVTVVEVALDTIFLKDIMLKALKFWKDNIYPRLYNAIS